Proteins co-encoded in one Microbacterium hydrocarbonoxydans genomic window:
- a CDS encoding DUF308 domain-containing protein — MSDSIAAEAKSLFKSIRITLAVSGVIALIAGIVLLVWPGKSAVIVTGIVATYLVIAGLVYIGLGIFSHKKGGWARVGHIVLGLLYIVAGVIAFANLGAAAATLALVVVIFIGISWIVDGVVSLTLLGQDGSRVWTLLYALLSIIAGIVVLFSPLYAAAVLWLVFGISLVALGIVQIVRAITLGKESKEFVSSVQSGPAA, encoded by the coding sequence ATGTCTGATTCGATCGCCGCAGAGGCGAAGTCACTGTTCAAGTCCATTCGCATCACCCTTGCCGTCTCCGGCGTCATCGCGCTCATCGCCGGCATCGTCCTCCTCGTCTGGCCCGGGAAATCCGCCGTCATCGTGACCGGGATCGTCGCCACCTATCTCGTCATCGCGGGTCTCGTGTACATCGGACTCGGGATCTTCTCGCACAAGAAGGGTGGCTGGGCACGAGTCGGGCACATCGTGCTCGGACTCCTGTACATCGTCGCTGGCGTCATCGCCTTCGCCAATCTCGGCGCCGCCGCCGCGACGCTCGCACTCGTCGTGGTGATCTTCATCGGCATCAGCTGGATCGTCGACGGCGTCGTCTCGCTCACTCTGCTCGGACAGGACGGCTCACGGGTGTGGACGCTGCTGTATGCGCTGCTCAGCATCATCGCCGGTATCGTCGTGCTCTTCTCGCCCCTGTACGCAGCGGCCGTGTTGTGGCTCGTATTCGGTATCTCGCTCGTCGCTCTGGGCATCGTGCAGATCGTGCGTGCGATCACGCTGGGCAAGGAATCGAAGGAATTCGTCTCCAGCGT
- a CDS encoding helix-turn-helix transcriptional regulator, which yields MPRSARTWHYRHVNADADARLRELVVMRRVRDRIDREYARPLDVESLARGVHMSAGHLSRRFREAYGESPYSYLMTRRIERAMALLRRGDLTVTEVCFEVGCSSLGTFSTRFTELVGVPPRVYRERAANIDGIPTFQAKHVVRPIRNQEAPRTDAHLT from the coding sequence ATGCCGCGTAGCGCGCGGACATGGCACTATCGACACGTGAACGCAGACGCCGATGCCCGACTTCGCGAGCTGGTCGTCATGCGCAGAGTCCGCGATCGCATCGACCGGGAGTATGCGCGACCCCTGGATGTCGAATCCCTCGCGAGGGGCGTGCACATGTCTGCCGGCCACCTGAGCCGCAGGTTTCGGGAGGCATACGGCGAGTCGCCCTACTCGTATCTGATGACGCGTCGGATAGAGCGCGCCATGGCTCTGCTCCGGCGCGGCGACCTGACGGTGACGGAGGTCTGCTTCGAAGTGGGATGTTCGTCGCTCGGCACCTTCAGCACGCGATTCACCGAGCTCGTCGGTGTCCCCCCTCGGGTGTACCGTGAACGCGCCGCGAACATCGACGGCATCCCGACCTTCCAAGCGAAGCACGTCGTCCGACCGATCAGGAATCAAGAAGCACCACGCACGGACGCCCACCTAACCTGA